The window GGTACGCGGGGCCGAACAGCCGGTAGAGACCGGTGTTCCACGGGGAGAGCAGGGGTTGTGAGCTGCTGTCGGTCTACTGAGCTGAAGTGAGTGGTGGTGAGTGGGAGTGAGTTCTGTCGGTGGGATTGCGGGGGCGGGAACAGGGATTCTGGGGTCGAATGGGTGACCTTGACGGCCGCTGCTCGTTGGGCTGGATAGCGGGTGTCCGGCCTTGAGGGGGTGATGTGGTGGGTGGTTTGGGTGGTTTACGGAAGCTGATGGCCCCGTTCGTGGTGTCCGGGCCTTGCGGGGTGGCGGTCCGGGACCGTCTCAAGCGCCTCACGCCCGAGGACGAGGGGGTGCTGCGTGCGGTCGGTGCGCATCAGGGTGCGCTTGCTTCCGGTGATCTCAAGGCCCGTTGTGCGGATGGTCTGGAGCACGATGCGGACACCTGGGCGTCGCGTAAGCGGGGGCTGACCGGGGTGTCGTCGTCGCGGATCGCGGGTGCGATCACGAAGACCACGCATGATCAGTGGGCGCTGGCGCGCCGTTGCCAGGCCGCGCAGATCCAGAACCTGGATGCCGGGATCAGGATGTTGCGGCACCGCCTGTCCCTCCCGCTCGGGGCGCCCGGGACGAAGCGGGCTGCGGGCGGCTACCGGTCCAAGGGTGAGTGGTTCCGCAAGTCCCGCCGCCTCGCGGCACTGGAAGACCGGCACGCCTCTGCTGTCGCCGAGTGGCAGGCCGGACGGGTCCGGGTGGTGCGGGGCGGTAGACGTCTCCTCAACACCCGCCACCACCTCGCTGAGGCCCAGCTTACCGAAGGCCGGTGGCGGGAACGGTGGGAGGCGGAACGCTGGTTCATCGCTGCCGACGGTGAGTCGGGCAAACGGTTCGGGAACGAGACGATCCGCGTCACCCCGGACGGCGAAGTGTCCGTCAAGCTGCCCGTTCCGCTCGTGCACATGGCCAACGCCCAGCACGGCCGGTACGTCCTCACCGGCCGTATCGGGTTCGCGCATCGGGGTGCGGAGTGGGCCGACCGCATAACGGCGAACCGGGCCGTGGCCTATCGCATCCACCTCGACGTGGAGCGAGGCCGCTGGTACCTGACCGCATCCTGGCAACGCCCGGTTATCCGGACCATCCCGTTGGAGACCGCCCGCGCCCGGGGCATGATCGGCGTGGATACCAACACAGACCACTTCGCCGCCTACCGGCTCGACCGTCACGGCAACCCCATCGGTGACCCGCACCGCTTCCCTTACGACCTGTCCGGGACCGCCGGCCACCGAGACGCACAGATCCGCCACGCCCTGACCCGCCTGATCAACTGGGCGCAGCGTGTCGGTGTCGCCGCGATCGGCATCGAAGACCTCGACTTCACCAACGAAAAGACCCGCGAGAAGCATGGCCGTCGGAAGCGGTTCCGGCAGCTGATCTCCGGCATGCCCACCGGCAAACTCAAGGCCAGGCTGATCTCCATGGCCGCCGAACAGGGTCTTGTGATTGTCCCGGTCGATCCCGCCTACACCAGCACGTGGGGTGCTCAATACTGGCAGAAACCGCTGGCCACCCCACGCCGGAAGATGTCCCGTCACGATGCCGCCGGTATCGCGATCGGGAGACGCGC is drawn from Streptomyces sp. NBC_01717 and contains these coding sequences:
- a CDS encoding transposase, which translates into the protein MAPFVVSGPCGVAVRDRLKRLTPEDEGVLRAVGAHQGALASGDLKARCADGLEHDADTWASRKRGLTGVSSSRIAGAITKTTHDQWALARRCQAAQIQNLDAGIRMLRHRLSLPLGAPGTKRAAGGYRSKGEWFRKSRRLAALEDRHASAVAEWQAGRVRVVRGGRRLLNTRHHLAEAQLTEGRWRERWEAERWFIAADGESGKRFGNETIRVTPDGEVSVKLPVPLVHMANAQHGRYVLTGRIGFAHRGAEWADRITANRAVAYRIHLDVERGRWYLTASWQRPVIRTIPLETARARGMIGVDTNTDHFAAYRLDRHGNPIGDPHRFPYDLSGTAGHRDAQIRHALTRLINWAQRVGVAAIGIEDLDFTNEKTREKHGRRKRFRQLISGMPTGKLKARLISMAAEQGLVIVPVDPAYTSTWGAQYWQKPLATPRRKMSRHDAAGIAIGRRALGHPVRRRTAPPPHDRSDRAGHRTAQAGSGDQGRDGTRPPATDHAPGGVPPSGKRKREPSASKTVRDAPSTQQWVQDSFTHTG